The Sphingomonas sp. G-3-2-10 DNA window CCCCGCCGGCGGCTTGCCCGGCTGGGGCTGGCCCGGCTGCGGCGCGGGGCCGCCGGGCGTGGGCAAGGGCGCGTTGACGACGCCGACGATGCGGAACGGCTCGACCTTCGACGTGCTGCTGGCGCCCGGCGTTGGCGACGGCGAAGCCACCGGCGTCTCGCGTTCCTGCGCGCGTTCGTCGCTGCCGCTGAGTTGCTTGCGCGCAATCGCGCCGCCTGCCGCCAGCGGAATCGCCGCCACCGCCGCGATGCAGCCCGACAGGGGCACCGCTGCGGTCAGCGCGAGGCCGAGGACGGCGGAGCGCCGCATCATGCCGTCTCGCGCGGGCGCGTGAGGCGGAATTCGATCTTCTTGTCGTAGGGGCTGCCGACGATCAGCCGCTTCACATAGATGCCCGGCAAGTGGATCTGGTCGGGATCGAGGCTGCCGACCGGCACCACTTCCTCGACTTCGGCGACGCAAATCCTGCCCGCGGTCGCCATCGGCTGGTTGAAGTTTCGCGCGGTCTTGCGGAAGATCAGGTTGCCGCTCTCGTCGGCCTTCCAGCCCTTGATGATCGACACGTCGCTGCGGATGCCGCGCTCGAGGATGTATTCCTCGCCGTCGAACACCTTCACTTCCTTGCCTTCGGCCACCTGGGTGCCGACGCCGGTCTTGGTATAGAAGCCGGGAATGCCAGCACCGCCGGCGCGGCAGCGCTCGGCCAGCGTGCCCTGGGGGCAGAACTCGACCTCGAGCTCGCCTGCCAGATATTGCCGCTCGAACTCCTTGTTCTCGCCGACATAGGAGGAGATCATCTTCTTCACCTGCCGGCTGCGGAGGAGCTTGCCCAGGCCTTCGCCGTCGATGCCGGCATTGTTGCTGGCGATGGTCAGATCCTTCACGCCCGACGCCTGGATCGCGTCGATCAGCCGCTCGGGGATGCCGCACAGGCCGAAACCGCCGGCGCACAGCGTCATGCCGTCGAACAGCAGCCCTTCCAGCGCTGCTTCTGCGTTGGGATAGAGCTTCTTCATGGGCACGACTCTCCGCTGGAACCGGCGCTCGGATAGGCGCGCGGCGCGGGCAAGGTCAACCTGAATAGCAATTCAACTTTGCGCGGTTCATCTACCGTTCAGCGATGTGGCGGCTATAGCGGAATGTGGCCGCCATAGTGCGGAACTGTCATATTTCAATGATACACGCCAAATATTCGCCACGGTTGATTCAGTTACCGTTCACAATGCGAAGGTGTGTGATGCAAATAAGACACACCTACGCAAATTCACTTATGCAGATTGCATAATCTTCTACAAATCGAAGCAAAGACCTCCTAGGTGCGTCGGCGAACGATCCATCGTTCCAACACTGTACCAATGAGGACTCTTTACATGCGTATTCTCGCAGCAACTTCGCTCGCCCTGGCGACGCTCGCCACCCCTGCTTTCGCACAGGACGCCGATGCCCCGATCAGCGGCGTGCACGTCACGGCAATCGGCGGTATCGATCACGTCACGGACAGCGGCGATTCCGCGTCGGGCGTGCTCGGCGGCGTGATTATCGGCTATGACAAGCAGCTCTCGAACATCGTGATCGGCGGCGAACTCGAAGCCTCGGTCTCGAACACCAAATATTGCTCGGGCGCGGCATGCGTCGAAGCCGGCCGTGACCTGTACGCCGGCGCGCGCATCGGTGTTCCGGTCGGCGGCCGCTCGATGATCTACGCCAAGGGCGGCTACACCAACGCCCGCATCGTGGGCACCGTTTCGGGCAACACCGTGACGTCGGACAATGTTGACGGCTGGCGCGCAGGCGTGGGCGCGGAAACCAATGTCGGCAAGCTCGTCGCTCGCGTCGAATATCGCTATTCGGACTATGACGGCGGCACCAAGCGCCACCAGGGTCTGGTGGGCGTCGGCTACCGCTTCTAAGCGAGAGCCATACCGGAATCAGGGCCGCGCGGGCATCCCGCGCGGCCCTTTTTCATGTCAGCGGAGCATGATGCTGCCCTTTGGCGTCGCATCGCCAAAGCTGGTGGCGGAAATCCGGGCGCCGGCGGCGCGCATGGCATCGGCCCGCTCATGACCGCGCGCGCCGACGATCGCCTGCTCGTAGCGGATGCTCGTAGCGAAGGCCGGCACCGCTTCAACTCGCGCGACCCATGCCGCGGTCCGCGGCCAGCGCGCGGGATCGATCCTCCAACCCGCCAGCAGCGCGTTGCGGAAGAATGCAGCGTAGCTGATGTCCGCCGTGCACAGATTGCCGAACAGGAAGCCCTCGTCCGGCGCGCGCGCTT harbors:
- a CDS encoding CoA transferase subunit A, producing MKKLYPNAEAALEGLLFDGMTLCAGGFGLCGIPERLIDAIQASGVKDLTIASNNAGIDGEGLGKLLRSRQVKKMISSYVGENKEFERQYLAGELEVEFCPQGTLAERCRAGGAGIPGFYTKTGVGTQVAEGKEVKVFDGEEYILERGIRSDVSIIKGWKADESGNLIFRKTARNFNQPMATAGRICVAEVEEVVPVGSLDPDQIHLPGIYVKRLIVGSPYDKKIEFRLTRPRETA
- a CDS encoding outer membrane beta-barrel protein — its product is MRILAATSLALATLATPAFAQDADAPISGVHVTAIGGIDHVTDSGDSASGVLGGVIIGYDKQLSNIVIGGELEASVSNTKYCSGAACVEAGRDLYAGARIGVPVGGRSMIYAKGGYTNARIVGTVSGNTVTSDNVDGWRAGVGAETNVGKLVARVEYRYSDYDGGTKRHQGLVGVGYRF